In the Clostridium sporogenes genome, one interval contains:
- a CDS encoding NUDIX hydrolase, giving the protein MKKLEEKILYKGKWINFKEINYLNNEEKLLKWEAVERTNTTKAVVIVAKLVPSERYVFIKQYRPAIDNYVIGFPAGLVEQEDIELEAKRELKEETGYIGKVVDISPEIRANPALLTDYTILVQMEIDENDELNKNPEQELEPSEDIEVILVSKEKSREFLIEQKNRGIDVGVGPWYIFGFKL; this is encoded by the coding sequence ATGAAGAAATTAGAAGAGAAAATATTATATAAGGGTAAATGGATAAATTTTAAGGAAATAAATTATTTAAATAATGAAGAAAAGCTTTTAAAATGGGAAGCTGTAGAAAGAACTAATACAACTAAAGCTGTAGTTATTGTAGCAAAATTAGTTCCATCAGAAAGATATGTATTTATAAAACAATATAGACCTGCTATAGATAATTATGTTATAGGATTTCCAGCAGGATTAGTAGAACAAGAAGATATTGAATTAGAGGCTAAAAGAGAATTAAAAGAAGAAACTGGTTATATAGGTAAGGTTGTAGATATAAGTCCAGAAATAAGAGCTAATCCAGCACTACTAACAGATTATACTATATTAGTTCAAATGGAAATTGATGAAAATGATGAATTAAATAAAAATCCAGAGCAAGAATTAGAACCTTCAGAAGATATAGAAGTTATATTAGTATCTAAAGAAAAAAGTAGAGAGTTTTTAATAGAGCAAAAGAACAGAGGAATAGATGTAGGGGTAGGACCTTGGTACATATTTGGATTTAAATTATAA
- a CDS encoding AAA family ATPase, whose amino-acid sequence MKPKKLVIKGLNSFIEKQEIDFETLVERGLFGIFGPTGSGKSSILDAITMALYGNIARDSTQFINLDTDSLFVSYEFQVALGDKREDYVVSRTVKRDKKGGYKTTAARLVKNNENEEVVIADKPRDIQKNIESIIGLTAEDFTRSVVLPQGKFSEFLKLSGKSRRDMLERIFGLEKYGKKLSERIRKARNKKLSSLTLIEGKLEQYKEISKDKLQELKLKYEDLLKEKSKIEEEKEESNKLYEKYKNIWELQEELHIYLNKLENLKKGLLDIEGKKVKLEKGKNALSVKPYIDEISKIEKDRDKNKKELDTAMEQLKDIDLKLKSIKEEYEKALKDKEEKIPLLMHKENNLLQAIEIKKKVENIKKERTILAEKYKEKSALIKNKKEEKTNIENSINKISDEIKLKDDEINSLKIDGDRRENIQNLYEINKEYKRLNTEFCNETEKINKKIESLKYEELKYEDILKIQNDINKNLEDVLERKENLIKNSPGNNSILLDKKDYINKLVETFNNLNKINDKKQELEKNLKEKQTVKLNLEKQYKEILEELKYKEEKVYSLEERIKNIEKINMASILAANLKNQEPCPVCGSVHHTNLAKEIDIKELEDIRQEHENILKELDNIKIDENKTNILLISIKKEEEIILEELEKQKEQLKDKNLNDLEKGIQKEKNDFDKLNKNITLWEKEKLTLEENVNKLQKEKNNIDKEEAKNHESISKQKEIIISSENDRKEKEALFKEKEKQYIKLKEELKIYNVEEEINKIKVSDRKIEEYNSIVKNKRNVLERENNKKEEIIKELNILEVELGKIVEAGKEKKNFIDKEEEEIKKLNIGEISKEHLNKVREDIESIRIKEETLKSKSDLEVKNKEILWENKISKEQIKIKLEELYNEKSIQLNKILEEYKFNTLEDAKLMLISKEEIINLEKEIEKFEKEYNNLNVNIERVNKKLDGERIEEESWGDIKLKKENKEKELENVIKSIVIEEKVINDMENNIRALKDLLDEKERVSHKKALLEDMDKLVQGNKFVEFVAMNQLEYIAFEASKRLKDVTRGRYALELDCNGNFTMRDDFNGGGIRPTNTLSGGETFLTSLALALSLSSQIQLKGKSPLEFFFLDEGFGTLDNELLDTVMSSLESLRSDRLSVGIISHVDELKNRVPIKLIVEPAVPGEGGSKVKIEYS is encoded by the coding sequence ATGAAACCGAAGAAACTTGTGATTAAAGGGCTAAACAGCTTTATAGAAAAACAGGAAATAGATTTTGAAACTTTAGTTGAAAGAGGTTTATTTGGTATATTTGGTCCTACAGGTAGCGGAAAATCTAGTATATTGGATGCTATAACTATGGCTTTATATGGAAATATAGCAAGAGATAGTACTCAGTTTATAAACTTAGATACAGATTCTTTATTCGTAAGCTATGAATTTCAAGTAGCTTTAGGAGATAAAAGAGAAGACTATGTTGTTTCTAGAACGGTAAAAAGAGATAAAAAAGGTGGATATAAAACTACTGCAGCGAGATTGGTTAAAAATAATGAAAATGAAGAAGTAGTAATAGCAGATAAGCCTAGGGATATACAAAAAAATATAGAATCAATAATAGGATTAACAGCAGAAGATTTTACTCGTTCAGTAGTGTTACCACAGGGAAAGTTTAGCGAATTTTTAAAGTTAAGTGGCAAAAGTAGAAGAGACATGCTGGAAAGAATATTTGGATTAGAGAAGTACGGTAAAAAACTTTCTGAAAGAATAAGAAAAGCTAGAAATAAAAAACTATCATCTTTAACATTAATAGAAGGAAAATTAGAACAATATAAAGAGATATCGAAAGATAAATTACAGGAGTTAAAATTAAAATATGAAGATTTATTAAAAGAGAAATCTAAAATAGAAGAAGAAAAAGAGGAAAGTAATAAACTTTATGAAAAATATAAAAATATATGGGAACTTCAAGAAGAGTTACATATTTATTTAAATAAGTTAGAAAATCTTAAAAAAGGATTGCTAGATATTGAAGGTAAAAAAGTAAAATTAGAAAAGGGCAAAAATGCATTAAGTGTTAAACCTTACATAGATGAAATTAGCAAAATAGAAAAAGATAGAGATAAAAATAAAAAAGAACTAGATACTGCGATGGAGCAGTTAAAAGATATAGATTTAAAATTAAAAAGCATAAAAGAAGAATATGAAAAGGCATTAAAAGATAAAGAAGAAAAGATACCTTTATTGATGCATAAAGAAAATAACTTATTACAGGCTATAGAAATAAAGAAAAAAGTTGAAAATATAAAAAAAGAAAGAACAATTTTAGCAGAAAAATATAAAGAAAAAAGTGCTTTAATAAAAAATAAAAAGGAAGAAAAAACAAATATAGAAAATAGTATAAATAAAATTTCTGATGAAATAAAATTAAAGGATGATGAAATAAACTCTTTAAAGATAGATGGGGATAGAAGAGAAAACATACAAAATTTATATGAGATAAATAAAGAGTACAAAAGACTAAATACAGAATTTTGCAATGAAACTGAAAAAATAAATAAAAAAATAGAAAGTTTAAAGTATGAAGAATTAAAGTATGAAGATATATTAAAAATACAAAATGATATAAATAAAAACTTAGAAGATGTTTTAGAAAGAAAAGAAAATTTGATTAAAAATTCTCCAGGCAATAATTCTATTCTTCTTGATAAAAAAGATTATATAAATAAATTAGTGGAAACCTTTAACAATTTAAATAAGATAAATGATAAAAAACAGGAATTAGAAAAGAATTTAAAAGAGAAGCAAACAGTTAAATTAAATTTAGAAAAACAGTATAAAGAAATACTTGAAGAATTAAAGTATAAAGAAGAAAAAGTTTATAGTTTGGAGGAAAGAATAAAAAATATAGAAAAAATTAATATGGCATCTATATTAGCAGCTAATTTAAAGAATCAGGAACCATGTCCTGTTTGTGGATCTGTACATCACACTAATTTAGCTAAAGAGATTGATATAAAAGAACTAGAGGATATAAGACAAGAACATGAAAATATATTAAAAGAATTAGATAATATAAAAATAGATGAAAACAAAACAAATATACTTTTAATTTCCATAAAAAAAGAAGAAGAGATAATATTAGAGGAATTAGAAAAACAAAAAGAGCAATTAAAGGATAAAAATTTAAATGATTTAGAGAAAGGGATACAAAAAGAAAAAAATGATTTTGATAAATTAAATAAAAATATAACTCTATGGGAAAAAGAAAAATTAACATTAGAAGAAAATGTAAACAAGCTTCAAAAAGAAAAAAATAATATAGATAAAGAAGAAGCTAAAAATCATGAGTCTATATCAAAGCAAAAAGAAATAATAATTTCTAGTGAAAATGACAGAAAAGAAAAAGAAGCATTATTTAAGGAAAAAGAAAAACAATATATAAAATTAAAAGAAGAGTTGAAAATATATAATGTGGAAGAAGAAATAAATAAAATTAAAGTTTCTGATAGGAAAATAGAGGAGTATAATAGTATTGTAAAAAATAAAAGGAATGTTTTAGAAAGAGAAAATAATAAAAAAGAAGAAATAATTAAGGAACTAAATATTTTGGAAGTAGAACTAGGTAAAATAGTAGAAGCAGGAAAAGAAAAGAAAAACTTTATAGATAAAGAAGAAGAAGAAATAAAAAAATTAAATATAGGGGAAATTTCCAAAGAGCATTTAAATAAAGTAAGAGAAGATATAGAGAGTATAAGAATAAAAGAAGAAACTTTAAAATCTAAATCGGATTTAGAAGTAAAAAATAAAGAAATATTGTGGGAAAATAAAATAAGCAAAGAACAAATAAAAATCAAATTAGAAGAACTTTATAATGAAAAATCCATTCAGCTAAATAAAATATTAGAGGAATATAAATTTAATACCCTAGAAGATGCTAAGTTGATGTTAATAAGTAAAGAGGAAATAATAAATTTAGAAAAAGAAATAGAAAAATTTGAAAAAGAATATAATAATTTAAATGTTAACATAGAAAGAGTAAATAAAAAGTTAGATGGGGAAAGAATAGAGGAGGAAAGTTGGGGAGATATAAAGCTTAAAAAAGAAAATAAGGAAAAGGAACTAGAGAATGTAATTAAAAGTATTGTAATTGAAGAAAAAGTTATAAATGATATGGAAAACAATATAAGGGCGCTAAAAGATTTATTAGATGAAAAAGAAAGAGTATCTCATAAAAAAGCTTTATTAGAGGATATGGATAAATTGGTTCAGGGAAATAAATTTGTGGAATTTGTGGCTATGAATCAATTAGAGTATATAGCTTTTGAGGCATCTAAACGACTTAAGGATGTTACTAGGGGAAGGTATGCATTAGAACTAGATTGTAATGGAAATTTTACTATGAGAGATGACTTTAATGGTGGTGGAATAAGACCTACAAATACATTATCTGGTGGAGAGACATTCTTAACATCATTGGCATTAGCTTTATCACTATCTTCTCAGATCCAACTTAAAGGAAAGTCACCTTTAGAATTTTTCTTTTTAGATGAAGGATTTGGAACTCTGGATAATGAACTTTTAGATACAGTTATGTCGTCTTTAGAAAGTTTAAGAAGTGATAGATTAAGTGTAGGAATAATAAGCCATGTAGATGAACTCAAAAATAGAGTACCAATAAAACTTATAGTAGAGCCTGCAGTACCAGGAGAAGGTGGAAGTAAAGTAAAAATAGAATATAGCTAA
- a CDS encoding exonuclease SbcCD subunit D C-terminal domain-containing protein: MRILHTSDWHLGKNLEGFSRMDEQERFIEDFINTVDNNNIDMVIIAGDIYDNGNPPARAEKMFYDCIKKVSNKGKRLILIIAGNHDNPDRLVAASPLAYDEGIILMGTPKTIVPKGKYGDFNVINSDLGCLEIDVRGEKAVIISLPYPSEKRLNEILLKEMDNDEERRKTYSERIGDIFSNLEEKYYRDDTVNLAISHIFVNGSEETDSERPIQLGGSLAVDADKLPKKAQYIGLGHLHKPQKVRGVDNAYYSGSPLPYSKSEKGYSKGCKIIDIHPGGKAFIEDIYFNNYKPIEVWHCNGIEEAVNKCEENKEKDMWLYLHIKTKEYISTEDIKTLKEIKRDIVEIVPEIEEKKEEIFKGNIKEKSMAELFKSFYLNQRGIEASEELMDLFLSIAQEEDGYETEETCD, from the coding sequence ATGAGAATATTGCATACCTCCGATTGGCATTTGGGAAAGAATCTTGAAGGTTTTAGTAGAATGGATGAACAGGAAAGATTCATAGAGGATTTTATTAACACTGTGGATAACAATAATATAGATATGGTGATAATAGCTGGAGATATATATGATAATGGAAACCCACCAGCTAGAGCAGAAAAAATGTTTTATGATTGCATAAAAAAGGTAAGTAATAAAGGAAAAAGATTGATTTTAATTATAGCAGGAAATCATGATAATCCAGATAGATTAGTTGCTGCAAGTCCCTTAGCTTATGATGAGGGAATAATACTTATGGGTACCCCTAAAACTATAGTTCCTAAGGGAAAGTATGGAGATTTTAATGTAATTAATTCAGATTTAGGCTGTTTAGAAATAGATGTAAGAGGAGAAAAAGCAGTGATTATATCCCTGCCGTATCCTAGTGAAAAAAGATTAAATGAGATATTGTTAAAAGAAATGGACAATGACGAGGAGAGGAGAAAAACTTATTCTGAAAGAATAGGAGATATATTTTCTAATTTAGAAGAAAAATATTATAGAGATGATACTGTTAATTTAGCTATTTCCCATATATTTGTTAATGGATCTGAGGAAACAGATTCAGAAAGACCAATACAGCTTGGGGGAAGTTTAGCAGTAGATGCAGATAAGCTTCCTAAAAAAGCTCAATATATAGGTCTTGGACATCTTCATAAACCACAAAAGGTTAGAGGTGTAGATAATGCTTATTATTCTGGTTCACCACTTCCTTATAGTAAAAGTGAAAAAGGATATAGTAAGGGATGCAAAATAATAGATATTCATCCAGGGGGAAAAGCTTTTATTGAAGATATTTATTTTAATAATTATAAACCTATAGAAGTATGGCACTGTAATGGAATAGAAGAGGCTGTAAATAAGTGTGAAGAAAATAAAGAAAAAGATATGTGGCTATATTTACATATAAAAACAAAGGAATATATAAGTACTGAGGATATAAAAACTTTAAAAGAAATAAAAAGAGATATAGTAGAGATAGTACCAGAAATAGAGGAAAAAAAGGAAGAGATTTTTAAAGGTAATATAAAAGAAAAGTCTATGGCAGAATTATTTAAATCTTTTTATTTAAATCAAAGAGGAATAGAAGCTAGTGAAGAATTGATGGATTTATTTTTAAGTATAGCTCAAGAGGAGGATGGATATGAAACCGAAGAAACTTGTGATTAA
- a CDS encoding DUF2975 domain-containing protein: MKETFSIKFIKVLLIIIILGCICAFWKFGFMSLFTPKDIPDGFPNMLTFLLNTGVYIIVAYNLLKIIFSMDSAPFSFKNVKSFKIIGYLMVLLSFIDALDSIINFKKLDDIVALGIMLEDGIIGIRPNCILYLVLGIMALVLAEIFKKAVQIKNENDLTI, from the coding sequence ATGAAAGAAACTTTTTCAATAAAATTTATCAAGGTACTTTTAATTATTATAATATTGGGTTGTATATGTGCGTTTTGGAAATTTGGTTTTATGAGTTTATTTACTCCAAAGGATATACCTGATGGGTTCCCTAATATGTTAACTTTTCTATTAAATACTGGAGTTTATATTATTGTTGCATATAATCTTTTAAAAATTATATTTAGTATGGACTCTGCCCCTTTTTCTTTTAAAAATGTTAAAAGCTTTAAAATAATAGGTTATCTTATGGTACTTTTATCTTTTATAGATGCCTTAGATAGTATAATAAACTTTAAAAAATTAGATGATATTGTAGCTTTGGGCATTATGTTAGAAGATGGAATTATTGGTATTAGACCAAATTGTATTTTATATTTAGTGTTAGGTATTATGGCTTTAGTTTTAGCTGAAATTTTTAAGAAAGCTGTCCAGATAAAAAATGAAAATGACTTAACAATATAA
- a CDS encoding helix-turn-helix transcriptional regulator, which yields MSIVVNLDVMMAKRKISLKELAEKINLTNANLSILKNNKAKAIRFSTLEAICKELNCQPGDILEYKKDKDENDIK from the coding sequence ATGTCAATTGTGGTTAATTTAGATGTTATGATGGCAAAGCGGAAAATTTCTCTTAAAGAATTGGCAGAAAAAATTAATTTAACTAATGCTAATTTATCAATTCTAAAAAATAACAAAGCAAAAGCTATAAGATTTTCCACTTTAGAAGCAATATGTAAAGAGCTGAATTGCCAGCCTGGAGATATTTTAGAATATAAAAAAGATAAAGATGAAAATGACATTAAATAA
- a CDS encoding class I SAM-dependent methyltransferase encodes MDDREFFNNLAEKWDSMCFHPKEKIEYILSKVDLKEGDRILDIGSGTGVLIPYLENKISNSGNIAALDIAENMLKVSKEKNKYSNLEFIVGDFLEYESKKTFNCITAYSCYPHFKDKDRLADRAYDLLKEDGKLVIAHSESKEKINSRHKDVDHKIKSHILPNIKYTAELMEKHNFKTIYVEDNEEFYIYIGEKYK; translated from the coding sequence ATGGATGATAGAGAGTTTTTTAATAATTTAGCAGAAAAGTGGGACAGTATGTGTTTCCACCCTAAAGAAAAAATAGAATATATTCTTTCAAAAGTAGATTTAAAAGAAGGGGATAGAATTTTAGATATAGGTAGTGGTACAGGAGTACTTATACCTTATTTAGAAAATAAAATTTCTAATTCCGGTAATATAGCTGCTTTAGATATAGCAGAAAATATGTTAAAGGTATCAAAAGAAAAAAATAAATACTCTAATTTAGAATTTATAGTAGGAGATTTTTTAGAATATGAATCCAAAAAAACTTTTAATTGTATAACAGCATATTCTTGTTATCCACATTTTAAGGACAAGGATAGATTGGCAGATAGAGCTTATGATTTACTTAAGGAAGACGGAAAATTAGTTATAGCTCATAGTGAAAGTAAAGAAAAGATAAACTCTAGACATAAAGATGTAGATCACAAAATAAAATCACATATATTGCCTAATATTAAGTATACTGCAGAATTAATGGAAAAACATAATTTTAAAACTATATATGTAGAGGACAACGAAGAATTCTATATTTATATAGGTGAAAAATATAAATAA
- a CDS encoding ECF transporter S component: MVQSKNKQLVRGALLIAIGLLLPYLFHGIKNAGSIFLPMHIPILIAGFILSPYFALSVGILTPLLSHLFTGMPPFPFVYVMIVELLTYGVVISILYNKKKMGIYPSLILGMLSGRLANIICNYLVLHLIMAKPFKFSVVLAGLFVKGLPGIVIQLILIPILVKALGKVELGKAA; encoded by the coding sequence ATGGTACAGTCAAAAAATAAACAATTAGTTAGAGGCGCACTATTAATAGCAATAGGATTATTATTACCTTATTTATTTCATGGAATAAAAAATGCAGGATCAATATTTTTACCAATGCATATTCCAATTCTTATAGCAGGTTTTATATTGAGTCCTTATTTTGCTTTATCAGTAGGAATATTAACTCCTTTATTAAGTCATTTGTTTACAGGTATGCCACCATTTCCATTTGTTTATGTAATGATAGTGGAGTTATTAACTTATGGTGTGGTTATATCAATATTATATAATAAAAAGAAAATGGGGATATACCCATCGCTAATATTAGGAATGTTAAGTGGAAGATTAGCCAATATAATATGTAATTATTTAGTTTTACATTTAATAATGGCAAAACCTTTTAAATTTTCAGTTGTATTAGCAGGATTATTTGTAAAAGGCTTACCAGGTATAGTTATCCAATTAATACTTATACCTATATTAGTTAAAGCCTTAGGTAAAGTAGAATTAGGAAAGGCTGCATAA
- a CDS encoding DUF5673 domain-containing protein → MQVLEGISLILVGATFIFWIVLTFINLWYKSKEGGKVILNIKRGIERNIMILMSLIIILFSLLNDNPNTYIEIIIGIVILYNGVERFEIMENGIFIEGNFKKWEDIESCKWHERLNHTLIIRGKEDVDYLRRFNTIKLKLKKDEQEQVFKMINKKLA, encoded by the coding sequence ATGCAAGTGTTAGAAGGTATATCATTAATATTAGTAGGGGCAACCTTTATATTTTGGATTGTATTAACTTTTATAAATCTTTGGTATAAGAGTAAAGAAGGTGGAAAAGTTATTTTAAATATAAAAAGGGGTATAGAGAGAAATATCATGATACTTATGTCTTTAATAATAATCTTATTTTCTCTTTTAAATGATAATCCTAATACTTATATAGAAATAATAATAGGAATAGTTATATTATACAATGGTGTAGAGAGATTTGAAATCATGGAAAATGGAATTTTTATAGAGGGAAACTTTAAAAAATGGGAAGATATAGAATCTTGTAAATGGCATGAAAGATTAAATCATACTTTAATAATAAGAGGAAAAGAAGATGTGGATTATTTAAGAAGGTTTAATACTATAAAATTAAAACTTAAGAAAGATGAACAGGAACAAGTTTTTAAGATGATAAATAAAAAATTAGCATAA
- a CDS encoding TPM domain-containing protein produces the protein MKKVINKNLNKIGLTFILVMALIVLCPVLTKAEKNFPKPTNLKYINDYAGVIDDETKEYIASVGNELEKKTGAQMSVVVIDSLEGSDIESYANSLFRQWGLGQKDKDNGVMILLSVRDKKWRVEVGRGLEGRITDIYSSRVMEEVAKPLLKKEEYGEAMKKVYSVFADDAAKEYNVTLEKNEKVKVPQKKKSGGGVIPAIIFIIILLSIFGGRGGRRGRRRSSIWDLIFLNSLFSNRRNRWDDDDDDPFGGGGFGGFGGFGGGGSSGGGFGGFGGGSSGGGGSSGGW, from the coding sequence ATGAAAAAAGTTATAAATAAAAATTTAAATAAAATAGGTTTAACTTTTATATTAGTAATGGCTTTAATTGTGCTTTGTCCAGTATTAACAAAGGCAGAAAAAAATTTCCCTAAGCCTACAAATTTAAAATATATAAATGATTATGCTGGAGTCATAGATGATGAAACTAAGGAATATATTGCTTCAGTGGGAAATGAGTTAGAGAAAAAAACAGGAGCTCAAATGTCAGTAGTGGTAATAGATTCTCTAGAAGGATCTGATATAGAATCTTATGCTAATAGTTTGTTTAGACAATGGGGCTTAGGTCAAAAGGACAAAGATAATGGAGTTATGATACTTTTATCTGTAAGGGATAAAAAGTGGAGAGTAGAGGTAGGAAGAGGTCTAGAAGGAAGAATAACAGATATTTATTCTTCTAGAGTGATGGAAGAAGTAGCTAAACCTTTACTTAAAAAAGAAGAATATGGTGAAGCTATGAAAAAAGTATATTCTGTATTTGCAGATGATGCAGCTAAAGAATATAATGTTACTTTGGAAAAGAATGAAAAAGTTAAAGTTCCACAAAAGAAAAAGAGTGGAGGAGGAGTTATACCAGCCATTATTTTCATTATAATTTTATTAAGTATTTTTGGTGGAAGAGGTGGACGAAGAGGAAGACGAAGAAGTTCCATTTGGGATCTTATATTCCTAAATTCCCTTTTCTCTAATAGAAGAAATAGATGGGATGACGACGATGATGATCCATTTGGCGGCGGAGGCTTTGGCGGTTTTGGAGGCTTCGGCGGTGGAGGATCATCTGGCGGAGGTTTTGGTGGTTTCGGCGGCGGAAGTTCCGGTGGCGGAGGATCCTCAGGCGGATGGTAG
- a CDS encoding LemA family protein codes for MKRGLRNTLIVVGIILLILFPLIGTYNNLVSMEQNVNRAASNIDTNLQRRSDLISNLVETVKGYAAQEKDIFKGVADARSKLAGAQRIDEKAQANEELTGALSRLLVVVEKYPDLKSSQNFKDLSVAIEGTENRIAIARQDYNDSVNNYNTSIRKFPNSIIAGMFRFNEKPYFKAEAGASKVPKVDFSK; via the coding sequence ATGAAAAGAGGATTGAGAAATACCCTTATAGTAGTAGGGATAATTTTATTGATATTATTTCCTTTGATAGGAACGTATAACAATCTAGTATCTATGGAGCAAAATGTAAATAGAGCAGCTTCTAACATTGATACTAATCTTCAAAGACGATCCGATCTTATCTCAAATTTAGTAGAAACAGTTAAAGGATATGCTGCCCAAGAAAAAGATATATTTAAAGGTGTAGCAGATGCAAGATCAAAATTGGCAGGAGCTCAAAGAATAGATGAAAAGGCTCAAGCTAATGAAGAATTGACAGGAGCTTTATCAAGACTACTAGTGGTAGTAGAAAAATATCCGGATTTAAAGTCTAGTCAAAATTTTAAAGACTTATCAGTGGCTATAGAGGGAACTGAAAATAGAATAGCTATTGCAAGACAAGATTACAATGATTCAGTAAATAATTATAATACTAGTATAAGAAAATTTCCGAATTCTATTATAGCTGGTATGTTTAGATTTAATGAAAAACCTTATTTTAAAGCAGAAGCAGGAGCCAGTAAAGTTCCTAAAGTAGATTTCTCAAAGTAA
- a CDS encoding PLP-dependent aminotransferase family protein has protein sequence MFFDIKLDKNSPVYIQISNYIKSMILKGMIRKDEKLPSTRDLASMLKVSRNTIISAYEFLQDDGFIYIKKGKGAFVSNVNIHVEEKWEVNWKNNINDYAKRAESLDIIKHEISWEKGMISFKSISPDESLFDLDEFKKAFLNRFSLEGEKILNYGYAIGYRDLINYIMKYMKNKGVDTSNKNILITNGFTEGFDIVLSSLMKKGDKILCENPTHNTAIKIMKMHDIEIVGIDMDKDGINTNKLKETISKTNIKLAYLVPSYHNPTGIVTSPEKRIKIYNILKDNNIPIIEDGFNEELRYSGDHVSPMIAFSGKGNSIIYIGSFSKVLFPGMRIGWVLGDKKLIDYLESVKRSRNIHTSFLDQAILCEYLKGGNFEKYVKKARKIYKEKYEFALKCAKKYIPAEYITGEGGLHIFIKLKNIKSRELLKECCKRGVIFTPGDIFYVDNKGEDTFRLGISRVSLEEIEKGFKIIGDLAKKL, from the coding sequence ATGTTTTTTGATATAAAGTTAGACAAAAATTCACCAGTGTATATACAGATAAGTAACTATATAAAGTCTATGATACTAAAAGGAATGATAAGAAAAGATGAAAAACTGCCATCTACTAGAGATTTAGCTTCTATGCTGAAGGTAAGCAGAAATACTATTATATCTGCTTATGAATTTTTACAGGATGATGGTTTTATATATATAAAAAAAGGAAAGGGAGCTTTTGTTTCTAATGTTAATATTCATGTTGAAGAAAAGTGGGAAGTTAACTGGAAAAATAATATAAATGATTATGCTAAAAGAGCTGAAAGTTTGGATATTATAAAACATGAAATATCTTGGGAAAAAGGTATGATATCTTTTAAAAGCATTTCTCCAGATGAAAGTTTATTTGATTTAGATGAATTTAAAAAAGCTTTTTTAAATAGATTTTCGTTAGAAGGAGAAAAAATACTGAATTATGGTTATGCTATAGGGTATAGAGATTTAATAAACTATATTATGAAATATATGAAAAACAAAGGCGTAGATACATCAAATAAAAATATATTGATAACTAATGGTTTTACAGAAGGTTTTGATATAGTATTATCTTCTTTAATGAAAAAAGGAGATAAAATATTATGTGAAAATCCTACCCATAATACAGCTATAAAAATAATGAAAATGCATGATATTGAAATAGTTGGTATTGATATGGATAAAGACGGAATAAATACGAATAAATTAAAAGAAACTATAAGTAAGACTAATATAAAGCTAGCTTATTTGGTACCTTCTTATCACAATCCTACAGGGATAGTTACAAGTCCAGAAAAAAGAATAAAAATATACAATATATTAAAAGATAATAACATACCTATAATAGAGGATGGTTTTAATGAGGAACTAAGATATTCTGGAGATCATGTTTCTCCTATGATTGCTTTTTCTGGAAAGGGTAATAGCATTATTTATATAGGAAGTTTTTCAAAGGTACTTTTTCCAGGAATGAGAATAGGTTGGGTACTAGGAGATAAAAAACTAATAGACTATTTAGAAAGTGTAAAAAGAAGTAGAAATATTCATACATCCTTTTTAGATCAAGCTATACTATGTGAATATTTAAAGGGTGGAAATTTTGAAAAGTATGTTAAAAAAGCTAGGAAAATATATAAAGAAAAATATGAATTTGCTTTAAAATGTGCCAAGAAATATATTCCTGCAGAATATATAACAGGAGAAGGTGGCCTTCATATATTTATAAAATTAAAAAATATAAAATCAAGAGAATTATTAAAAGAGTGTTGCAAAAGGGGAGTAATTTTTACTCCAGGAGACATATTTTATGTAGATAACAAAGGAGAAGATACTTTTAGACTAGGTATATCTAGAGTTTCTTTAGAAGAAATAGAAAAAGGTTTTAAAATTATAGGAGATTTAGCAAAAAAATTATAA